A genomic segment from Alphaproteobacteria bacterium encodes:
- the tcuA gene encoding FAD-dependent tricarballylate dehydrogenase TcuA, translating to MADFTKKYDVLVVGGGNAALCSAISAQQSGASVLVLEAAPKFYRGGNTRHTRNMRCAHDSATETLTGPYSEEEFWDDLLRVTGGHTDEILARDMIRQSKAILPWLAEQGVRFQPPLGGTLSLGRTNSFFLGGGRAMLNALYRSAERLGVEVAYDAEVVELDIDGNTFVSATVARGGERLVVHAANLVAAAGGFEANIEWLKTYWGEAAGNFIIRGTPYNRGSLLKVLLDKGVEPVGDPTQCHAVAIDARAPRFDGGIITRLDCVVFGIVVNKRAERFYDEGEDLWPKRYAIWGRLVAAQPEQVAYIVFDAPSLTLFMPSLYPPFEAGSVRELAGKLGLDADRLAATVDRFNRAVRPGTFDHTVLDDCRTEGLTPPKSHWARPICTAPFYAYPVRPGITFTYLGTRVDRESRMLMKGGAASANMFAAGEIMAGNVLGRGYAAGIGMTIGSVFGRIAGREAAANARN from the coding sequence ATGGCGGATTTCACGAAAAAGTACGATGTCCTTGTGGTCGGCGGCGGCAATGCGGCGCTTTGCTCGGCGATCAGCGCGCAGCAATCGGGCGCGTCCGTCCTCGTCCTCGAGGCGGCACCCAAGTTCTATCGCGGCGGCAACACGCGCCACACGCGCAACATGCGTTGCGCCCATGACAGCGCCACGGAGACCCTGACGGGACCTTATAGCGAGGAGGAATTCTGGGACGATCTCCTGCGCGTGACCGGTGGTCACACCGACGAAATCCTCGCTCGCGACATGATCCGCCAATCCAAGGCGATCCTGCCCTGGCTCGCCGAGCAAGGGGTGCGGTTCCAACCGCCCCTCGGCGGCACGCTCAGCCTCGGCCGGACCAATTCGTTCTTTCTCGGCGGCGGCAGGGCGATGCTGAACGCGCTTTACCGGAGCGCCGAGCGGCTCGGTGTCGAGGTCGCCTATGACGCCGAGGTGGTCGAACTCGATATCGACGGCAACACCTTCGTCTCGGCGACCGTTGCGCGCGGCGGAGAGCGATTGGTCGTGCATGCCGCTAATCTGGTCGCCGCGGCCGGCGGATTCGAAGCGAACATCGAATGGCTCAAAACCTACTGGGGTGAGGCTGCCGGGAATTTCATCATTCGCGGCACGCCATATAATCGCGGCTCGCTCCTCAAGGTTCTCCTCGACAAGGGTGTCGAGCCGGTGGGCGATCCGACCCAGTGCCATGCCGTCGCGATCGATGCGCGCGCACCCCGGTTCGATGGCGGCATCATCACGCGGCTCGACTGTGTCGTCTTCGGCATCGTCGTCAATAAGCGTGCCGAGCGCTTCTACGACGAGGGCGAGGATTTGTGGCCGAAACGTTACGCCATTTGGGGCCGGTTGGTTGCGGCGCAGCCGGAGCAGGTCGCCTACATTGTTTTCGATGCGCCATCGCTCACATTGTTCATGCCTTCGCTCTACCCTCCCTTCGAAGCGGGAAGTGTACGCGAGCTTGCGGGAAAGCTCGGCCTCGACGCCGACCGCCTCGCCGCGACGGTCGATCGATTCAACCGTGCGGTGCGGCCGGGAACCTTCGATCACACCGTGCTCGACGATTGCCGAACCGAAGGCCTGACGCCGCCTAAGAGCCATTGGGCACGGCCGATTTGCACGGCACCCTTCTATGCTTACCCGGTTCGTCCCGGGATCACATTCACCTATCTCGGCACGCGCGTGGACAGGGAAAGTCGCATGCTCATGAAAGGAGGCGCAGCTTCGGCCAATATGTTCGCGGCCGGCGAGATCATGGCGGGCAACGTGCTCGGCCGCGGCTATGCCGCCGGGATCGGCATGACCATCGGCAGCGTGTTCGGCCGCATCGCAGGACGGGAGGCCGCCGCCAATGCCCGCAACTAA